The window TAATGGTTGCGGCACAGGCGCTTGAGCAGGCCGTTGAGTTGCTGCAGCCAGGCGCCGGCGGGGGCGCCGTCGTAGGGCTTGGGCATCAGCGCCAGCTCCGCCAGCGCAGCGACGCGCGCCGGGTCCAGCGGTTGTTCGGCGCGCACGATACGGTGTTTCTGCGGGATGAAACGCCGCAATTTCCACAGGCCGAAGCCAATGACAGGCAGTAGCAACAGCAGCAACCACCAGCCCGGCGCCGGTGGCCAGAAGGCGATCGGAGGCGGGGAGATCAGCGGTTGCAATTGCTCGAGGCCGCTCATCGAGCTTTCCCCGGTTTCTGCGGGTTCAGGTAGTCGCGCAATTGCTCGACCATCTCGCTCTGGGTGCTCAAGGGAATCAGCAACACCCGCAGCTTCTGTGCGAGCAATTCCCAACGGGCGACCCGAGCTTCAGCCTGGGCGCGATAAGTCTGGCGCAGGTCGTAATTGAGCGTGTCGAGTTCCAGTTGCGCACCGCGCTCGGCGAAGCGCAGCAAACCGGCAGCGGGCAGGGCGTGATCGAGCGGGTCGGACACCGGCAACAGCAGCAGGTCGCAATGCCGTGACAGCAGGCTCAACTGTTGCTCGGCACTTTCCGTGAGGGCGCGTTCGTCGCAGATCACAAACACCAGGCTGCCCGGTCGCGACACTTCCCGGGCGCGACGCAGGGCGATACCGAAGGCGTCGCGGTCCGGCTCGCTTTCGCTGTGCAGCGACTGATTGACCCGCACCAGACGGTTGAGCAATTGCAACAGGCTCTGTTTGCTGCGCCGGGGTTTGATTTCGTAGTGCTCGTTGTCGCCGAACACCAGCCCGCCGACCCGATCGTTATGCCCGAGCGCAGCCCAACCGATCAGGCTCGCGGCCTGGGCGGCCAGCACCGATTTGAACATCAGCCCCGAACCGAAAAACAGCCGACGGCTTTGCTCGACCATGATGAAAATCGGTCGTTCGCGTTCTTCATGGAACAGCTTGGTGTGCGGCTCCTGGGTCCGCGCGGTGACGCGCCAGTCAATGGTGCGCACGTCGTCGCCAGCCTGATAGACCCGCACCTGATCGAAATCCACACCCCGGCCACGCAGTTTGGAGTGGTGCAGGCCGATCAGCGGGCTGCGCTGGCTCGGTGTGGAAAACAGCTGCACTTCACGCACGCGGTGGCGCATCTCGATCAGCTCGGCGAGCGTGATACGGATACCCGGTTCGGGCGGCAGATTGGCGTTCATCGGACTCAAGCGACGGCTACGACGTCGAGAATCCGCTGGACCACCCGGTCCTGATCGATGCCGGCGGCTTCGGCTTCAAAGGAAAGAATGATGCGATGGCGCAACACGTCGAACAGCACGGCTTGAATGTCTTCCGGGCTGACGAAGTCGCGCCCGGCGAGCCAGGCGTGGGCACGGGCGCAGCGGTCGAGGGCAATGGAGCCGCGAGGGCTGGCGCCGTAGGCGATCCACTCGGCCATTTCCGGGTCGAACTTGGCCGGCGTGCGCGTGGCCATGACCAGTTGCACCAGGTATTCCTCCACGGCATCGGCCATGTACAAACCGAGGATTTCCTTGCGTGCGGCAAAAATCGCCTGTTGGCTGACCCGGCGCTCGGGCTTGGTTTCGCCATTCAGCGCTTCGCCACGGGCCTGTTGCAGGATGCGGCGTTCGACAGCGGCGTCGGGGAAACCAATTTTTACGTGCATCAAAAAGCGGTCGAGCTGCGCTTCTGGCAGCGGATAGGTGCCTTCCTGCTCGATGGGGTTTTGCGTGGCCATCACCAGAAACAGCGGCGACAACTCGTAGGTGCTACGACCGACGCTGACCTGACGCTCGGCCATGGCTTCAAGCAGTGCTGACTGAACCTTGGCCGGGGCGCGGTTGATTTCGTCCGCCAGCACCAGGTTGTGGAAGATCGGACCT of the Pseudomonas sp. MAG733B genome contains:
- a CDS encoding MoxR family ATPase, with amino-acid sequence MEHREALLALRTFLSTQILGQEKLIERLLIALLADGHMLVEGAPGLAKTKAIKELAEGIEAQFHRIQFTPDLLPADITGTEIYRPETGSFVFQQGPIFHNLVLADEINRAPAKVQSALLEAMAERQVSVGRSTYELSPLFLVMATQNPIEQEGTYPLPEAQLDRFLMHVKIGFPDAAVERRILQQARGEALNGETKPERRVSQQAIFAARKEILGLYMADAVEEYLVQLVMATRTPAKFDPEMAEWIAYGASPRGSIALDRCARAHAWLAGRDFVSPEDIQAVLFDVLRHRIILSFEAEAAGIDQDRVVQRILDVVAVA
- a CDS encoding DUF58 domain-containing protein — its product is MNANLPPEPGIRITLAELIEMRHRVREVQLFSTPSQRSPLIGLHHSKLRGRGVDFDQVRVYQAGDDVRTIDWRVTARTQEPHTKLFHEERERPIFIMVEQSRRLFFGSGLMFKSVLAAQAASLIGWAALGHNDRVGGLVFGDNEHYEIKPRRSKQSLLQLLNRLVRVNQSLHSESEPDRDAFGIALRRAREVSRPGSLVFVICDERALTESAEQQLSLLSRHCDLLLLPVSDPLDHALPAAGLLRFAERGAQLELDTLNYDLRQTYRAQAEARVARWELLAQKLRVLLIPLSTQSEMVEQLRDYLNPQKPGKAR
- a CDS encoding DUF4381 domain-containing protein is translated as MSGLEQLQPLISPPPIAFWPPAPGWWLLLLLLPVIGFGLWKLRRFIPQKHRIVRAEQPLDPARVAALAELALMPKPYDGAPAGAWLQQLNGLLKRLCRNHYPYSQSHTLNGRKWLAFLDNRCPAAGLTRWMVLVEGAYKPECKLDDKAIAGLTQAVDTWIRKHV